From Spirochaetota bacterium, one genomic window encodes:
- a CDS encoding tetratricopeptide repeat protein, with protein MKFPCIIIISIFLLSCSNIQKSQELYNKALTQYLEKNFSIAKELCLQSIKEAKNPEALLLLSKIYFFTNHPNFEDTIQQYISLTESTQGYTLYARWQMRQNKFKDAKTLLQKALEHSPYDPAASYMLGSIHYAEKEYDEAIISFYKAFANYYFLMLIHKQLATIYSDIGLADRSSKHTIMVKAITAFDKEFPMEE; from the coding sequence ATGAAATTTCCATGTATAATAATCATAAGTATCTTTTTATTATCATGTTCCAACATACAAAAATCCCAGGAATTATATAATAAAGCTTTAACACAGTATTTGGAAAAAAATTTTTCAATTGCAAAGGAACTATGTCTTCAATCCATAAAAGAAGCCAAAAACCCTGAAGCACTACTTTTGCTTTCAAAAATATATTTTTTTACAAATCACCCAAACTTTGAGGATACAATACAACAATATATTTCACTCACCGAAAGTACACAGGGGTACACACTGTATGCCCGTTGGCAGATGCGTCAAAACAAATTTAAAGATGCAAAAACACTTCTTCAAAAGGCACTTGAACACTCCCCTTACGACCCAGCAGCATCATATATGCTTGGAAGCATACACTATGCAGAAAAAGAATATGACGAAGCTATTATCAGCTTCTACAAAGCCTTTGCTAATTATTACTTCCTTATGCTGATCCATAAACAGCTTGCCACAATCTACTCTGATATTGGTTTGGCTGATCGATCATCAAAGCATACTATTATGGTAAAAGCAATTACTGCTTTTGATAAAGAATTTCCAATGGAGGAATAA